The Geotalea uraniireducens Rf4 genome window below encodes:
- a CDS encoding ATP-binding protein: MNLEPELTEQLKRVLSSLELLLPKPTAKIDWAVCHAANWRRHSFSGYLESIPSIEGICLDDLLGIDKQKWDVEENTRQFLAGLPANNILLWGTRGTGKSSLVRAMLHSYAPEGLRVIQVDKDDLVHLPDIVDEVKDQPYKYIIFSDDVSFEVGESSYKMLKSALDGSVYAPPDNVIIYVTSNRRHLIPEYESDNRGAMMVEGEIHHGESVEEKISLSGRFGIWVAFHPFSQDQYLEVVKQWVGKLCQKKGAELEWTKEAQDEAILWSQKKGDRSGRIAYQFASSWVGRKLLATTKPVGA; this comes from the coding sequence GCTGCCCAAACCGACAGCAAAGATAGACTGGGCAGTGTGTCATGCGGCCAACTGGCGGCGACACTCGTTTTCCGGGTATCTGGAGTCGATCCCGAGTATTGAAGGAATCTGTCTGGATGACCTGCTCGGTATCGATAAACAGAAGTGGGATGTAGAGGAAAACACCCGCCAGTTCCTGGCCGGCCTGCCTGCCAACAACATCCTTTTGTGGGGGACGCGCGGCACCGGCAAATCTTCGCTGGTACGGGCCATGCTCCATAGTTATGCGCCCGAGGGATTGCGGGTCATCCAGGTGGACAAGGACGACCTGGTGCACCTGCCCGATATCGTTGATGAAGTGAAGGACCAGCCGTACAAATACATTATCTTTTCCGACGATGTTTCCTTCGAAGTGGGTGAATCGAGCTACAAAATGTTGAAGAGCGCGCTGGATGGCTCTGTCTACGCACCGCCGGATAATGTGATTATATATGTAACCTCAAACCGGCGGCACCTTATTCCCGAGTATGAAAGCGACAACCGAGGCGCAATGATGGTAGAAGGGGAGATCCACCACGGCGAGTCGGTGGAAGAAAAGATCTCTCTCTCCGGCCGTTTCGGCATCTGGGTCGCGTTCCACCCCTTCAGCCAGGACCAGTATCTTGAGGTGGTTAAACAGTGGGTTGGCAAGCTTTGTCAGAAAAAAGGCGCTGAGCTTGAGTGGACTAAAGAAGCGCAGGATGAGGCTATTCTCTGGTCGCAGAAAAAAGGTGACCGTAGTGGCCGCATTGCTTACCAGTTTGCCAGTAGCTGGGTGGGGCGGAAGCTCCTGGCAACAACAAAACCGGTAGGTGCGTAA